The following are encoded in a window of Narcine bancroftii isolate sNarBan1 chromosome 2, sNarBan1.hap1, whole genome shotgun sequence genomic DNA:
- the jph1b gene encoding junctophilin-1b isoform X3 has product MTGGRFDFDDGGSFCGGWEDGKAHGHGICTGPKGQGEYSGSWAHGFEVVGVYTWPSGNTYQGYWSQGKRHGLGVETKGRWCYRGEWTHGFKGRYGLRQSLNSPARYEGTWSNGLQDGYGVETYGDGERSFLMLHRRMKSEYFGLLNRALNLIAWTRWTKGPAPLQTRPVNVFNDHGRCQNIEGAAGFR; this is encoded by the exons ATGACTGGAGGAAGGTTCGACTTCGATGATGGCGGAAGTTTCTGCGGCGGCTGGGAAGACGGCAAAGCCCACGGTCACGGCATCTGCACGGGGCCGAAGGGCCAGGGCGAGTACAGCGGCTCCTGGGCTCACGGTTTCGAGGTGGTGGGAGTGTACACCTGGCCGAGCGGCAACACCTACCAGGGTTACTGGAGCCAGGGCAAGCGCCACGGGTTGGGGGTAGAGACCAAGGGACGCTGGTGTTACCGCGGTGAGTGGACTCATGGCTTCAAGGGCAGGTACGGGCTCCGCCAGAGTCTCAACAGCCCGGCTAGGTACGAGGGCACATGGAGCAACGGGCTGCAGGATGGATACGGCGTGGAGACCTACGGAGACGGCG AGAGGAGCTTTCTCATGCTGCACCGACGCATGAAGTCAGAATACTTTGGGCTTTTGAATAGAGCCTTAAATTTGATCGCATGGAcgaggtggaccaaaggacctgctccCCTGCAGACACGTCCAGTGAATGTATTCAACGACCATGGACGGTGTCAAAATATTGAGGGTGCTGCCGGTTTTAGGTAG